From Sporosarcina sp. Marseille-Q4943, the proteins below share one genomic window:
- the glmU gene encoding bifunctional UDP-N-acetylglucosamine diphosphorylase/glucosamine-1-phosphate N-acetyltransferase GlmU: MTNTYAIVLAAGQGTRMKSDLYKVLHPVCGKPMVEHVVDHILGIGADKIVTIVGHGAEMVEETLGAKSEYAIQAEQLGTAHAVQQAEDRLGELEGITLVVCGDTPLIKSETMQALIAHHSDTKAKATILTAHADDPTGYGRIIRDEQGNVLRNVEHKDASPEERKVTEINTGTYCFDNRALFEALKKVKNDNAQGEYYLPDVIGILKAEQALISAYVTDDFSETIGINDRVILSEAEKVMRQRIAESHMRNGVTIIDPDNTYISADVKIGRDAVLQPGTMIEGQTVIGEKCIIGPNSHIANSEIGESTTIHSSVVRDSVIGSGTTVGPFAHIRPESKLSDNVKIGNFVEVKKSSLGEGSKVSHLSYIGDAEVGTNVNIGCGTITVNYDGKNKHQTTIEDDSFVGCNSNLVAPVKIGKGAYVAAGSTITKDVPESSLAIGRARQENKEGYATKLNLN; encoded by the coding sequence ATGACGAATACATATGCCATCGTCCTAGCTGCAGGGCAAGGGACGCGGATGAAGTCCGATTTATATAAAGTATTGCATCCTGTCTGTGGAAAACCGATGGTCGAACATGTTGTCGACCATATCCTCGGAATCGGCGCGGATAAAATCGTAACGATTGTCGGCCACGGAGCAGAAATGGTAGAAGAAACACTCGGTGCCAAAAGCGAATATGCCATTCAGGCAGAACAGCTCGGCACAGCACATGCAGTTCAGCAGGCAGAGGACCGGCTAGGCGAACTCGAAGGGATTACGCTCGTCGTCTGCGGAGACACACCGCTCATCAAATCGGAAACGATGCAAGCACTGATTGCGCACCACTCCGACACGAAGGCAAAAGCGACAATCCTGACCGCGCACGCCGATGATCCTACGGGCTACGGACGCATTATCCGGGATGAGCAAGGAAACGTCCTTCGCAACGTTGAACATAAGGATGCATCCCCTGAAGAGCGGAAAGTGACCGAAATTAATACAGGAACCTACTGTTTTGACAACCGCGCACTGTTTGAAGCTCTGAAAAAAGTGAAGAACGATAACGCGCAAGGCGAATATTATCTGCCTGATGTCATTGGTATTCTGAAGGCTGAACAGGCGTTGATTTCCGCCTATGTAACCGACGATTTCAGCGAAACGATCGGTATCAACGACCGGGTCATCCTGTCGGAAGCGGAGAAAGTGATGCGCCAAAGGATTGCAGAATCCCATATGCGCAACGGTGTAACAATCATCGACCCAGACAACACGTACATTAGCGCGGATGTCAAAATCGGTCGGGATGCAGTTCTTCAACCAGGCACGATGATCGAAGGACAGACGGTCATCGGGGAAAAATGTATCATTGGACCGAATAGTCATATCGCCAATAGTGAAATTGGCGAGTCTACAACCATCCATTCGTCAGTTGTACGGGACAGCGTTATCGGGTCCGGTACGACAGTAGGCCCGTTCGCACATATCCGTCCGGAATCCAAACTCAGCGACAATGTAAAAATCGGCAATTTCGTCGAAGTTAAAAAGTCAAGTTTAGGAGAAGGAAGCAAGGTTTCCCACCTCAGCTATATCGGTGATGCGGAAGTCGGCACAAATGTCAACATCGGCTGCGGAACAATCACGGTGAATTACGACGGAAAAAACAAGCACCAGACAACAATCGAAGATGACTCGTTTGTCGGCTGTAATTCCAACTTAGTTGCACCTGTAAAAATTGGAAAAGGTGCTTATGTAGCGGCTGGATCGACCATTACAAAAGATGTCCCAGAAAGTTCACTTGCAATTGGGCGCGCGCGCCAGGAGAATAAAGAAGGATACGCAACAAAATTAAATCTTAACTAA
- the pth gene encoding aminoacyl-tRNA hydrolase encodes MKMIIGLGNPGKQYEKTRHNVGFQAIDELAGRLDAPAMQMKFNGAYTIIHRPEGKVMLVKPLTYMNLSGECVGPLMDYYDIELEDIVVLYDDLDLVPGKLRLRQKGSAGGHNGMKSLIAHLGSDSFNRIRMGIGRPTGGMKVSDYVLAPFSKEEQPLIDEMVEKSAAACMDWLKSPFLEIMNNYNGT; translated from the coding sequence ATGAAAATGATAATCGGCCTCGGAAATCCGGGGAAGCAATACGAGAAGACTCGGCATAACGTCGGATTCCAGGCAATCGATGAATTGGCAGGCCGGCTGGATGCGCCTGCCATGCAAATGAAATTTAACGGCGCTTATACGATCATCCACCGTCCGGAAGGAAAAGTGATGCTCGTCAAACCTTTAACATACATGAATCTGTCCGGCGAATGTGTCGGTCCGCTCATGGACTATTACGATATCGAGCTCGAAGATATTGTCGTCCTCTACGATGATCTGGATCTTGTTCCTGGCAAATTACGATTGCGCCAAAAAGGAAGCGCTGGTGGCCATAACGGCATGAAGTCGTTGATTGCCCACCTTGGCTCCGATTCCTTCAACAGAATCCGCATGGGAATCGGTCGTCCAACAGGCGGCATGAAAGTATCCGACTATGTACTGGCCCCATTCAGCAAGGAAGAACAGCCGCTTATTGACGAGATGGTAGAAAAAAGCGCTGCTGCATGTATGGATTGGCTCAAGAGTCCTTTTTTAGAAATAATGAATAACTATAATGGCACTTAA
- a CDS encoding anti-sigma-F factor Fin gives MKLKNLRYSCRHCNTEVGSIPFASAEEVIRELQKAEEGNGEHFLEYDDNGSMTVRCICEQCEQSLRMNPDYYALRKWIQ, from the coding sequence ATGAAACTGAAGAATTTACGTTATTCTTGCAGACATTGCAATACTGAGGTCGGCAGCATTCCGTTCGCATCTGCCGAAGAGGTTATCCGAGAACTGCAAAAGGCAGAAGAAGGGAATGGCGAGCATTTCCTAGAATATGATGATAATGGTTCAATGACAGTTCGTTGCATTTGTGAGCAATGTGAACAGTCGCTGCGAATGAATCCGGATTACTATGCATTACGGAAATGGATACAATAG
- the mfd gene encoding transcription-repair coupling factor, which translates to MDALIDLFLQDKEITKVVEELKTGQDRQLLAGLSGGAKAVFFKTVQQSAEKPILIITPNMLQAQRTYEDLVKMLGDSLVHLYPAEELIAADFSVSSYELRANRIDTLDHMARVGKGIYITPVAGMKKLLPPKEKWLDNSLSVHLDDSIDVDDWTRKLVEMGYGRQDMVTAPGDFALRGGILDVYPLNMENPIRIELFDTDVDSIRAFSAEDQRSTDKLKEVTILPATEHVWGAAELSQMASNLEVALGASLKRMKNEEAKESLTMNVTRDIGLLRDGITPEGMMKYVSFSDRVPSYLGDYFPEDGIVLFDEIGRILEVSSSLESEEKEWFLTLLEEGKIVHDAKISFSFEEMHKMLDQQKSYLSLFVRAVPGITLKKNVSFSCKPMQEFHGQMNLLKNEIERWQQGKYNIFVIADGKERMKKVQSILRDYEMDAALNGKPKAGTISIIEGDLSAGFELPFQRLAVITDAELFKGKPKRKARPQKMTNAERIKSYSEIKPGDHIVHVHHGIGKYYGVVTLEVGGVHKDYLDIRYRGEDKLFVPADQIDLIQKYVASGEKEPKLHKLGGAEWKKTKSKVSSAVKDIADDLIKLYAKREAEKGYAFSADDDLMRSFENAFPYDETEDQLRSIAEVKRDMEKERPMDRLLCGDVGYGKTEVAIRAAFKAVADGKQVAFLVPTTILAQQHYETMKERFSGFPVEVSLLNRFRTRKEQTETLKGLKAGTIDVVVGTHRLLSKDVVYKDLGLLIVDEEQRFGVSHKEKLKQLKTNVDVLTLTATPIPRTLHMSMLGVRDLSVIETPPANRFPVQTYVMEHNFALVREAIERELGRGGQVFYLYNRVEDMTRKVDEIKQLVPEARVAFAHGQMSESTLESVILSFLEGEYDVLVTTTIIETGIDIPNVNTLIVHDADRMGLSQLYQLRGRVGRSNRVAYGYFLYQRDKVLTEVAENRLQAIKEFTELGSGFKIAMRDLSIRGAGNLLGSQQHGFIDSVGFDLYSQMLQEAIEEKQTGVVKSEIPDVEISLPVNAYLPDSYIKDGFQKIQMYKRVKAIESEEDYSELVDEMTDRFGDLPLEADLLLRVGRIKAWGRIAGVESIKKQRSIIEIRLTEEGTAKTDGAKIVADSMEFGRAVGFTMEDGRLIITVDERHTGKKTEFDVLEEMMKILQSAIKEPSSADSV; encoded by the coding sequence TTGGATGCGCTCATAGATTTATTTCTACAAGACAAAGAGATTACTAAAGTAGTTGAGGAGTTGAAAACAGGACAGGACCGTCAATTGCTGGCGGGCCTATCGGGTGGCGCAAAGGCCGTCTTTTTTAAGACTGTCCAGCAGTCCGCAGAGAAGCCGATCCTGATTATCACTCCCAACATGCTGCAAGCACAACGTACATACGAAGACCTTGTGAAGATGCTTGGCGATTCACTCGTTCATTTGTATCCGGCAGAGGAATTGATCGCTGCCGATTTTTCTGTGTCCAGTTATGAACTGCGTGCAAATCGAATCGACACACTCGACCATATGGCACGCGTTGGCAAAGGGATTTATATTACGCCTGTAGCGGGAATGAAGAAACTCCTTCCTCCGAAAGAGAAATGGCTCGATAATTCCTTGTCTGTCCATTTGGATGACAGCATTGACGTGGACGACTGGACGCGGAAACTTGTGGAAATGGGCTATGGAAGACAGGACATGGTAACCGCGCCAGGGGATTTTGCTCTTCGAGGCGGTATTTTGGACGTGTATCCATTGAATATGGAAAACCCGATCCGGATCGAGCTGTTCGATACAGATGTCGACTCTATCCGGGCCTTTTCCGCAGAAGATCAGCGTTCGACCGATAAACTGAAAGAAGTTACGATCCTTCCTGCGACGGAACATGTGTGGGGAGCAGCTGAATTATCGCAAATGGCCTCGAATTTGGAGGTTGCCCTCGGTGCAAGTTTGAAGCGGATGAAGAATGAAGAGGCGAAAGAATCCCTGACGATGAACGTCACCCGGGATATCGGCCTTTTGCGGGACGGCATCACTCCGGAAGGGATGATGAAATATGTATCATTTTCTGACCGTGTCCCATCCTATCTTGGCGATTATTTTCCAGAGGACGGAATAGTTTTATTTGATGAAATAGGACGGATTCTTGAAGTGTCATCCTCCCTTGAAAGCGAGGAGAAGGAATGGTTTCTGACACTTCTCGAGGAAGGCAAGATTGTCCATGATGCAAAAATCTCGTTTTCATTCGAAGAAATGCACAAAATGCTCGATCAGCAAAAGTCATACTTATCATTGTTCGTCCGGGCTGTGCCGGGAATTACTTTAAAGAAAAACGTTTCGTTTTCATGCAAACCGATGCAGGAATTTCATGGGCAGATGAACTTGTTGAAAAACGAAATTGAACGTTGGCAGCAAGGGAAGTACAATATCTTCGTCATTGCTGATGGAAAAGAACGGATGAAGAAAGTCCAATCGATTCTAAGAGACTATGAGATGGATGCGGCATTGAACGGCAAGCCTAAAGCGGGTACGATCTCCATCATCGAAGGGGATTTGTCTGCGGGATTCGAATTGCCATTCCAACGTCTTGCGGTCATTACGGACGCGGAGTTGTTCAAAGGGAAACCGAAGCGGAAAGCCCGTCCGCAAAAAATGACAAATGCAGAGCGCATCAAAAGCTATTCGGAAATCAAGCCTGGGGATCATATCGTCCACGTTCACCACGGCATCGGTAAATATTATGGCGTCGTGACGCTCGAAGTGGGCGGCGTCCATAAAGACTATCTCGATATCCGTTATCGGGGAGAGGATAAACTTTTCGTTCCTGCGGATCAAATCGATTTGATCCAGAAATATGTTGCTTCCGGAGAAAAGGAGCCGAAACTCCATAAACTCGGCGGCGCTGAATGGAAAAAGACGAAGAGCAAAGTGTCATCCGCTGTCAAAGACATTGCGGATGATCTAATCAAACTTTATGCAAAGCGCGAAGCCGAAAAAGGGTATGCGTTTTCGGCAGATGATGATCTAATGCGTTCATTTGAAAATGCATTCCCATACGACGAGACGGAGGACCAGCTGCGTTCCATCGCTGAAGTGAAACGAGATATGGAGAAAGAGCGTCCGATGGATCGGCTTCTTTGCGGCGATGTTGGGTACGGAAAAACGGAAGTGGCAATCCGGGCTGCTTTCAAGGCGGTCGCTGATGGCAAGCAAGTCGCTTTCCTCGTCCCAACGACAATTCTTGCCCAGCAGCATTATGAGACGATGAAAGAGCGGTTCTCCGGGTTTCCAGTGGAAGTGTCACTATTAAACCGTTTCCGTACACGAAAAGAGCAGACGGAAACATTGAAAGGGTTGAAGGCCGGTACGATCGATGTCGTCGTCGGCACCCATCGCCTCCTTTCCAAGGATGTCGTGTATAAGGATCTAGGCCTGCTCATCGTCGACGAAGAGCAGCGTTTCGGCGTATCGCACAAGGAAAAGCTGAAACAGCTGAAAACGAATGTGGACGTCCTTACATTGACAGCGACGCCGATACCGCGGACGTTGCATATGTCGATGCTTGGTGTCCGGGACCTATCTGTAATCGAAACGCCTCCAGCAAACCGTTTCCCGGTTCAGACGTACGTCATGGAGCACAACTTCGCCCTAGTCCGGGAAGCGATCGAGCGGGAACTGGGACGCGGTGGTCAAGTGTTCTATTTATACAACCGCGTGGAGGACATGACGCGCAAAGTCGATGAAATCAAACAGCTCGTCCCGGAGGCACGGGTCGCCTTTGCACACGGGCAAATGAGCGAGTCAACACTCGAATCGGTAATTTTGAGCTTCCTAGAAGGCGAATACGATGTCCTTGTCACGACGACGATCATCGAGACGGGAATCGATATTCCGAACGTTAACACGCTCATCGTCCATGACGCAGACCGTATGGGCTTATCCCAGCTGTATCAGCTGCGCGGCCGTGTCGGACGTTCGAACCGTGTCGCATACGGCTACTTCCTCTATCAGCGGGACAAAGTGCTGACGGAGGTGGCCGAAAACCGTCTGCAGGCAATCAAGGAATTCACGGAGCTAGGGTCCGGGTTCAAAATTGCGATGCGGGACTTGTCGATTCGCGGCGCGGGGAACTTGCTTGGCTCTCAGCAGCACGGCTTTATCGACTCTGTCGGCTTCGATCTCTATTCGCAAATGCTACAGGAAGCGATTGAAGAGAAGCAGACGGGCGTCGTGAAATCGGAAATTCCGGATGTCGAGATCTCATTGCCGGTCAATGCGTATTTGCCGGATTCGTATATTAAAGACGGTTTCCAAAAGATCCAAATGTATAAGCGGGTGAAAGCGATTGAAAGCGAAGAGGATTACTCCGAGCTCGTCGATGAGATGACAGACCGGTTCGGCGACTTGCCGTTAGAGGCAGACTTGTTGCTGCGCGTCGGAAGAATCAAAGCATGGGGACGCATAGCAGGTGTTGAATCGATCAAAAAACAACGCTCCATTATCGAAATCCGTCTAACTGAAGAAGGGACGGCGAAGACGGATGGCGCTAAAATCGTCGCAGACTCAATGGAATTCGGTCGCGCTGTCGGCTTTACGATGGAAGATGGCAGGCTGATCATCACGGTGGATGAACGCCATACAGGCAAGAAAACCGAATTCGATGTGCTGGAAGAGATGATGAAAATTTTACAATCGGCAATCAAAGAGCCCTCATCGGCAGATTCCGTCTAA
- a CDS encoding 50S ribosomal protein L25/general stress protein Ctc has product MSTAIQSKTRETKTRSALTALRNDGFIPSVVYGYNVENTPIAVREGELLKTLREVGRNGVIQLELDGKKLNVVLNEFQEDALRGEIRHADFLSIDMAEELEVDVTVQLVGESIGEKEGGVVQQPNREVTIKVKPSDIPESFEVDISEMQIGDTLSVADVRGKSKFEIITDDDYALVTISAPRSEEELEELEADTGAADAEPEVIGEKEEE; this is encoded by the coding sequence ATGAGTACAGCAATTCAGTCGAAAACAAGAGAAACAAAAACGAGATCAGCATTAACAGCACTAAGAAATGATGGGTTCATCCCTTCAGTCGTTTATGGATATAATGTAGAAAACACACCGATTGCCGTAAGAGAAGGCGAACTATTGAAAACATTGCGTGAAGTAGGACGTAATGGTGTCATTCAGCTTGAACTTGACGGCAAGAAATTGAATGTCGTATTGAACGAATTTCAGGAAGATGCTTTGAGAGGCGAGATTCGCCATGCGGACTTCCTTTCGATTGATATGGCTGAAGAGCTTGAAGTCGACGTTACAGTGCAACTTGTCGGCGAATCGATCGGCGAGAAGGAAGGCGGCGTCGTACAACAGCCAAACCGCGAAGTGACAATCAAAGTCAAACCTTCGGATATTCCGGAGTCGTTTGAAGTCGATATTTCCGAAATGCAAATCGGCGACACGTTGTCAGTCGCAGACGTACGCGGGAAATCCAAATTTGAAATTATTACGGATGATGATTACGCACTTGTGACTATCTCCGCTCCACGTTCCGAAGAGGAATTGGAGGAACTTGAAGCTGATACGGGTGCTGCAGATGCAGAACCGGAAGTCATCGGTGAAAAAGAGGAAGAATAA
- the spoVT gene encoding stage V sporulation protein T yields the protein MKATGIVRRIDDLGRVVIPKEIRRTLRIREGDPLEIFTDRDGEVILKKYSPISELGQFAKEYAETLYETLGTPALISDRDEMIAVSGLSKKDYLNRQLAPDVEDILKGRTIVTEKLEKAVEWVPGQVEQVKSYCIAPIVAGGDTIGAVYLLSKVHFIGEAEQKAAETAAHFLAKQMEQ from the coding sequence ATGAAAGCAACAGGAATCGTGCGCAGAATTGATGATCTGGGTAGGGTGGTCATCCCGAAAGAGATCAGACGGACGCTTCGTATCCGCGAAGGGGACCCGCTTGAAATCTTCACCGACAGGGATGGCGAGGTTATCCTAAAGAAATATTCTCCTATTTCCGAGCTCGGTCAATTTGCGAAAGAGTACGCAGAAACACTATACGAAACCCTCGGAACACCCGCCCTGATCAGTGACAGGGATGAAATGATCGCCGTATCCGGATTATCGAAAAAAGATTATTTGAACCGCCAATTGGCTCCGGACGTGGAAGATATCCTAAAGGGCCGCACCATCGTCACGGAAAAGCTTGAAAAAGCAGTGGAATGGGTGCCTGGACAAGTCGAACAAGTGAAATCCTACTGCATCGCTCCAATCGTAGCGGGCGGGGACACAATTGGCGCCGTCTATTTACTATCGAAAGTACATTTCATCGGGGAAGCCGAACAAAAAGCAGCAGAAACTGCAGCACATTTTTTGGCGAAACAAATGGAACAATGA
- a CDS encoding IucA/IucC family C-terminal-domain containing protein, producing the protein MPKLNDEHIASLERFGVFLNRQPDVFTNAQAILSETASTELLSEIKALTDAPTDAVGASIYMRRHGFFMTGLFHMLSKFNLLFTGKLEDVSLFIENGTIQFNIRSESFKDVQDRHEAIRYILEQYGHPVVEYLGKRAHVSKLILWENVWGYVLWMYSMLLNENCPSAQSDLDYLLLDETWKPHMRRSPFKQFLQNEEALAAMSNYKRTTCCLLKELPDTEKCPYCPLNRT; encoded by the coding sequence GTGCCTAAGCTGAACGACGAGCACATTGCATCGCTGGAACGATTCGGCGTGTTTTTGAACAGGCAGCCTGATGTATTTACGAACGCTCAAGCAATTTTGTCGGAAACGGCTAGCACTGAATTACTTTCGGAAATTAAAGCATTAACCGACGCGCCGACAGATGCCGTGGGGGCTTCCATTTATATGAGGAGACACGGTTTCTTCATGACGGGGCTGTTCCATATGCTCAGCAAGTTCAACTTGCTCTTTACCGGCAAATTGGAGGACGTCTCTTTATTCATCGAAAACGGGACGATTCAGTTTAACATTCGATCTGAATCATTCAAAGACGTCCAAGATCGGCACGAAGCAATCCGTTATATTCTCGAACAGTATGGGCATCCAGTCGTCGAATATTTGGGCAAGCGCGCGCATGTTTCCAAGCTGATCCTGTGGGAGAATGTATGGGGCTATGTACTTTGGATGTATTCCATGCTTCTCAACGAAAACTGCCCCTCTGCACAGAGCGATCTCGATTACTTATTGCTGGATGAAACCTGGAAGCCGCATATGAGGCGCTCACCCTTTAAACAGTTTTTGCAGAATGAAGAGGCACTTGCAGCCATGTCAAATTACAAACGAACGACTTGCTGTCTATTAAAGGAACTGCCTGATACGGAGAAATGTCCGTATTGCCCGTTAAATAGAACATGA
- a CDS encoding ribose-phosphate diphosphokinase, whose protein sequence is MANHYPNDKLKIFSLNSNETLAQEVADEIGRPLGKCSVKRFSDGEIQINIEESIRGCDVFVIQSTSYPVNDNLMELLIMIDALMRASARTINVVMPYYGYARQDRKARSREPITAKLVANLLEKAGADRVIAIDLHAPQIQGFFDIPIDHLVAEPILTEYFKGKGLEGNELVIVSPDHGGVTRARKMADRMKAPIAIIDKRRPRPNVAEVMSIVGNVEGKTAILIDDIIDTAGTITIAANAIIENGAKEVYACCTHPVLSGPAIERIDNSQIKELVITNSIELPESKKSPKIKQLSIAKLLGEAVIRVFEEKSVSTLFE, encoded by the coding sequence ATGGCTAATCATTATCCTAATGATAAACTGAAGATATTCTCTTTAAATTCCAATGAAACACTTGCACAAGAAGTAGCGGACGAAATCGGACGCCCACTCGGCAAGTGCTCCGTCAAACGTTTCAGCGACGGAGAAATTCAAATCAATATCGAAGAAAGTATCCGAGGTTGCGATGTCTTTGTCATCCAATCAACCTCCTATCCAGTCAATGATAACCTGATGGAGCTCCTTATCATGATTGACGCATTGATGCGCGCATCTGCCCGTACAATCAATGTTGTCATGCCTTATTATGGATATGCACGCCAAGACCGCAAAGCACGTTCTCGTGAACCGATCACGGCGAAGCTTGTAGCGAACTTGCTTGAAAAAGCTGGTGCGGACCGCGTCATCGCCATTGATTTGCATGCACCGCAAATCCAAGGCTTCTTTGACATTCCAATCGATCACCTCGTAGCAGAGCCGATTTTAACGGAATACTTCAAAGGAAAAGGCTTGGAAGGCAATGAACTCGTCATCGTATCTCCGGATCATGGCGGTGTTACACGTGCACGAAAAATGGCGGATCGCATGAAGGCACCAATTGCAATTATTGACAAACGCCGTCCACGTCCAAACGTTGCCGAAGTGATGAGCATCGTAGGAAACGTTGAAGGGAAAACAGCTATCCTCATCGATGATATCATCGATACTGCCGGAACGATTACAATCGCAGCGAACGCGATCATCGAGAATGGCGCAAAGGAAGTGTACGCTTGCTGTACGCATCCAGTATTATCCGGCCCTGCAATCGAGCGGATCGACAATTCGCAAATAAAAGAATTGGTCATCACGAATTCAATCGAACTGCCGGAAAGCAAAAAGTCACCGAAAATCAAGCAATTATCAATTGCCAAGCTTTTAGGTGAAGCAGTTATCCGTGTATTTGAAGAAAAATCTGTCAGCACGTTGTTTGAATAA
- the spoVG gene encoding septation regulator SpoVG codes for MEVTDVRLRKVETDGRMRAIASITLDGEFVVHDIRVIEGNDGLFVAMPSKRTPEGEFRDVAHPINTTARMKVQDAVLTAYHMVEEKGILEEAGA; via the coding sequence ATGGAAGTTACTGATGTCAGACTGAGGAAAGTTGAGACGGACGGCCGAATGAGGGCGATCGCATCGATTACCTTGGACGGGGAATTTGTTGTACATGATATCCGTGTCATTGAGGGGAATGACGGATTGTTTGTCGCAATGCCAAGCAAACGCACGCCGGAAGGGGAATTCCGCGACGTGGCGCATCCCATCAATACTACGGCAAGGATGAAAGTCCAAGATGCCGTCCTAACCGCGTATCATATGGTCGAGGAAAAAGGTATTTTGGAAGAAGCCGGGGCGTAA
- a CDS encoding ABC transporter ATP-binding protein, which produces MHPTINTKDLSIGYEDRLLFENLNLAIPRGEITVFVGSNGCGKSTLLRSIARLLKPSDGSVLLEGKDIHSMSSRSVAKKMGILPQGPVSPEGLTVHDLVKQGRYPHQSWLSRWTAEDTKKVEAAMEATKISDLRDQAIDTLSGGQRQRAWIAMTLAQDTDVILLDEPTTYLDMTHQIEILDLLFELNEQKGRTIVMVLHDLNLASRYAHNIVAIKDGGVYAQGRPENIITCDLVRAVFGMECQVSTDPLFGTPHCVPYGRGRCVVQQVRSNAGA; this is translated from the coding sequence ATGCACCCTACTATAAATACGAAAGACCTTTCCATCGGTTATGAAGATCGTCTTCTTTTCGAAAATTTAAATTTGGCTATCCCGCGCGGCGAAATTACCGTCTTCGTTGGTAGCAACGGTTGCGGAAAGTCCACATTGCTACGCTCGATCGCTCGTTTGTTGAAGCCTTCGGACGGCTCCGTCTTGCTGGAAGGGAAAGATATTCATTCCATGTCTTCCCGCAGTGTCGCGAAGAAGATGGGCATCCTTCCACAAGGTCCCGTCTCACCTGAAGGATTGACGGTTCACGACCTCGTTAAACAAGGACGCTATCCTCACCAATCGTGGCTTTCCCGCTGGACGGCGGAAGATACGAAGAAAGTCGAGGCAGCGATGGAAGCAACCAAAATAAGCGACTTACGCGACCAGGCAATCGATACGTTATCGGGCGGCCAGCGCCAGCGTGCGTGGATTGCGATGACGCTTGCCCAGGACACGGACGTCATTCTGTTGGATGAGCCTACGACATATCTTGACATGACGCACCAAATCGAAATTTTGGACCTCTTGTTTGAGTTGAATGAACAAAAGGGCCGCACGATCGTCATGGTGCTCCATGATCTGAACTTGGCTTCCCGCTATGCCCATAATATTGTCGCTATTAAAGACGGCGGGGTTTACGCACAAGGCAGACCGGAGAATATCATCACTTGTGACCTCGTCCGCGCGGTGTTCGGCATGGAATGCCAAGTGTCGACGGATCCCCTTTTCGGAACGCCGCATTGTGTTCCATACGGCCGTGGACGCTGCGTAGTACAGCAAGTAAGGAGCAATGCAGGTGCCTAA
- a CDS encoding HepT-like ribonuclease domain-containing protein: protein MEANLAGTLLNMLGFCNIAVNGYQVLDIDILESILNKHIDDFKQFTKVFLQLEDEHSCIGIHDEKQ, encoded by the coding sequence ATTGAAGCAAATCTTGCGGGAACATTATTGAATATGCTTGGCTTCTGCAACATTGCTGTTAATGGCTATCAAGTATTAGATATCGATATTTTAGAATCTATTTTAAATAAACATATAGACGATTTCAAACAGTTCACAAAGGTGTTTTTACAGTTGGAAGATGAGCACTCCTGCATAGGTATTCATGATGAGAAACAATAA